AACTCTCTCTGTGAAGGCTCTTCACCTTAGTTCTCTAGGATGAACATTTTCCCTTAAAAACACGCACAAGTTACTTGTAAAAAGTTAAGTAAAGCCTCAAGCAGGCCAAGGTTATCTTGGGGGTGGTGTTGGATAAACCCAGAACTGTGgttttgggtggctttaaaatccATGCTGAGGATGCCTCAGGTCTGTTTTGGAAGTTCATGGCCTGCATGGTGACCATGGGCCTGTCTCCTGTGGTCATCAGTCCAATGCACAGAGCAGGGCATAGATTTGTTTAAGTATTTGGTCTTCCTCGGGTAGTGAAGGTCTGGAAATAAGAGGAGTGGAAAgtcatggtcagaccacttcATGGTGTGGTTTGGACTTGCAGCAACAATTCTCTCCTGCAAGGCCAGAGGATCAGATAGGATCATCTCCCCCCAAGGTTATGTCCAGAGTGTAGGACTGGGTGAGTGTTCCTCAGTCCCCCTGGCATTTGTGCTGTGGGGTTCCACAGGGTACTGTTCTCTCCTCATTGCTATTTAATACCTATATGAAACTGTTGGAAGCCAtcattaggagttttggagcaAAGTGCCACCAGAACATTGATGACATACAGCCCTACTTCTCCACTACATCTGAACCAGGAGCGACTGTGAAAGCTCTGAACTGGCGTCTGAATGCAGTGGtagactggatgagggccaataaactgtgcTTGAATCCTGGGAACATGGCAGCTCTTTGTGTGGGTAGTTGCCATGCTTATGTGACAGGCAATTTAACCCATCTGTTTTGGGTGGGggtacactccctctgaaggagcaagtgtgtGCTCCTGGGCACAACTTTGTCACTAGAGGCCCAAGTGTCCTCTGTGACTGAGAGTATCTTTTACCAGCATTGTATGATGTGCCAACTAAGGCTGTACCTAGACAGTCTATGAGTTGGCAAACTCAAGGCAACATGCTGTATATGAAGCTGCTCTTGGGTCTGTTTCATATCCTCCAACACAACGTGGCCCAAATCCATCATCTTGCGCCCAAAATGTCCAGGTTTTTCTAGGGCAGTTGATGAGTATGTTGTTTTGGAACTCCAGCTGGTGCGGAATGCAGCAACCAGACTGCGGATGGGGACGTGGTTGTGAATATCTGACACCATTGTTGAaacaactgcattggctgcccatgtctgctactgagccaggttcaaggtcctcGTCAAAGCACTGAACCACTTAAGTCCAGTGCGCCTTAGAGATCACCTGAACACTTGTATCCCAGCTAAGTCACTGAGTTCATAGGCATAGCAaagcatagggagctgccttatgctggcgcagaccactgatccatctgcCATTgtcttgtctacattgactggctgtGACTGTCCAGAGTTTGAGGCAGGAGCCTCTCTCAGTTGTatctggggcttgaacctgggaccttcctcaggcaaggcagatgctgtTCCACTGGGCTGCATCCCTTCCGCCATCATCTGCAGGAGAGCTGTTGGTTGATCCCTGAGTTGGCAAGGCTCAGTTGACCATGAGAAACTGAGCTTTTGGTGTCATCAACCAGTATTGTGCAATACTCTGCTAATGGTGATATATTTTAACTTCCAAAGTCTGCTGAAAAAATTTCTGTTCCATCAGAATTGtgaaggcaattaagaatactgatttctgattttaacatttttatatggttattattgtatggttttatgtagaATTATTGTAAACTGATCTGATATTTTTATGAGTAGCAGtatgtaaataattttttaaaatgcataaattcattcaaaaatgtttTGCAATAGATATTTACATATTCATTGATGTATACAGGTGCCTTTTCTTGTTTCAATTTATTTCCAAAGGCAGTTGATATGCACTATAACtgcaatcctagccatgtctactcagaagtaaatcccattacaTTCTTTACAACAACAGCAAATCAGTGAGGCTTTCCCTCAAATTTCACTTTTAATCTACTATTGTGACTTTTGAAAACCAATGGAATGCCTCATTATTTTCATatggaaatgtatttatttcataaaatttatacactgcctgaTTGTAGAAAAATCCTCAAAGACACTTACAACTTACAGAGTAAGTTGGGCAGGATTGCTCTGTCAATTTCATAAATAAGTACAATTTTATATGCTAAATTATGAActatgtattttatattgttaAAGCAGTAAAATAAGACTTGGTGAGAAAGCAAGTAGTGTATCCTTTAAGTTTCCCCAAATTTTCATTCCCCTCCCACAGAGCTCCTCCCAAAGCAGGATTTTTCCATGCTTCAGAATTTCCAAAGCTTGTAATATCTAATCCAGCAGCAAAGTAAAACATCTCTATTTCCTTCCCAGAACATCCAGTGcatgtatttttaaactgttgtttGTATTTTGGGCTGTACAGCACTTTAGGGACAGGAGCCAGAAAGTAGGGTAGAAATTCAGAACCAAAATAATGAACAAGTAAATGAACCATAAAGCAACATAGTTGAAGAATTCTCAGTGGAAACCTGGAGTGTCCAAAGCCATTCCTAGTGGATGGTCCTTTTCTTACCAAATGCCATCAGGATGCCCTTCTGAATGGGCTGAGTTTTCACGCTGTACACAATGGGATTGAGGACTGGTGGGATGAGGAGGTAGACATTGGCCATGAGGATATGAGCAACGGGGGAAATGTCCCTCCCAAATCGGTGTATCATTGACACCCCAATCACAGGAATGAAGAAGATCAAGACGACACAGATGTGGGAGACACATGTGTCGAAAGCCTTGAGCCGCTCCTCCCTGGAGGCAATGACTGTGATGGTCTTAATTATCTTCACATACGACAACAGGATGAGCAGAGAGTCAATCACCAAAGTGCAAAGGACAACACACAAACCATAGACACTGCTTACTCTTGAGTCAGAGCAAGAGAGCTTCAGCACATCCTGGTGTAAGCAAAAAGAGTGGGAGAGCAGCAGGGTGCCCCTGGGGTACTTGTACCTCCTGAGTAGCCATGGTGTTGGCAGCACAATGCCTGAACTCCTTGCAGCAATGGCCAGGCCAATCTTGACTAACGCTGAATTTGTCAAGATGCTGCTGTATCTCAGTGGGTTGCAGATAGCAATGTAGCGGTCAAAGGCCATGGCCAATAGCACTGAGGACTCCATGAAAGAGAAGGTGTGAATAAAGAAGAGTTGTGTGGCACAGGCGTTAAAGTCAATCTCCCTCACATTGAACCAGAAGAGCCCCAGCACCGTCGGTAAGGTGGAAATGGACAAGCCCAAGTCGGTGATGGCCAACATGGAAAGGAGAACATACATGGGCTGGTGAAGGCTTGGGTTGGTCTTGATGACAAAGAGGATGGTGCTGTTACCTAAAAGGGCCATGAGGTAGATAGTGCAGAATGGGACGGAGATCCAGTGGTAATACATCTCCAGCCCAGGGAATCCCATCAGCATGAAGGTTGGCGGACTGAAGTCACTGCTGTTGCTCAGAGTGGGCATTATCTGGGATCAGGAAGGGATCTAGTTACAGACTggagattttattttatgttagaaAAAAAGCAGCAATTATAAATCCATTGCAGTACATAATCTAGCAGCAGACCATCAATCCACGAAGAACATAATGGCATTAAGGACGCTGAGAACTGAGTTAGGTCAGTTGTTTAGAGTgttgtgctgataatgccaaagctGTGGGTTTAATCCCCTTATGGGCCACCTGcacattcctgtattgcagggggttggactagatcagtgtttcccaaccactgttccgcggcacactagtgtgccgcgagatgttgcctggtgtgccgtggggaaagttcgaaagatttttttttttgtaaaagtcaaattaggtcctaatctatccctcgagcgcctcttgtccgttattgtgacgcatgaagcgcgttcccgcccactccccgccctcccttgcttctctctctctctctgtggcgttctccgccacttcctgctgggcatgcgcagctcacctcgcgcttccattccggcccctccttcccccgactaccctgccgctccgttcctttctctttctcgcgtgtcagagagtggcggcgcgagcgcggcggttccctcagggctgacggagggctcgaggaggaggaggcaggacgtggaggcggagaaagcggcggcagccaccccccacctccggctcgaggcccgcgtagaaagctgagggggagagatagatagaggtgggcggcggcggcggcggcgaccacgaccaaccgccacagtagttgtagcggtggcgacggcgagcagggactcccgctctctctccgtcgtgtctctctctctctctctctctctctctctctctctctctctctctctctctccccctcccgggcccgtccgttgagtctcccgcgcgcctcggctacaagatgagcatcgagatcccgccgggtctgactgagctgctgcagggctacacggtggaggtgctgcggcaccggccgccggacctgctggccttcgccgccgagtacttcgccaagccgcgctctccttcctgcctcactttactgcctcctcccccccacccccaaagcttggaggttccccggcgccgacccgcaggtttgacccccttctcacacctgttcgcgctccttgcacggaatggggcggatggggaggaacggggctcgccgctgcctccgctcgccctccccccctccgccggcggtcccgcgattcttggctttttggcggttggcacagaaggaaggcaagggggaggggaaaaaattgaatcttactctttcgtgcgtccctcccggcgtgacgctgcgcgctgacgtcacggggctgtaatggtggtgtgcctcgagatttttttcatgaaacaagtgtgcctttgcccaaaaaaggttgggaaacactggactagataaccctagtcatcccttacaactctacaattctatgattctgtggtgtAGCCATCttaaatatctcaaaggctgccatatggaaaatggagcaagcttgttttctgctgcttcagtaaGTAGGATCTGAATCAATGGagtcaaatgacaagaaagaagattccaactaaaagttaggaagaactttctcatagtaagagctgttcaacagtggaatggactcccccagaaggttatggactctcctcccttggaggcttttaagcagaggttggatggccacttgccatggattctttagctgtcattcctgccttgcagggagctgaactagatgaccttggggttactcccaactctacagttctctgtttCAATTATTCATTGATTCTAGAAAGAGAAGAGccctactgaatcagaccaaaggatgATGCAGCCCAGCATCCTTGCCCCCATAGTGAGCAAGGATGCATGAGCAAAAAACATCTTGAAATTCATTGATTGTCATAATCTTGACTCTTCAGGACCCATCTGGTGCTAGATTTCCCCCAGCATTGCAGTCCTGATCTGAATCAGGCCTTTTACAACTGCTAATAACAGTTTTAAAACCTGCAAGGGATGGATCTCCTATGTCACTCACATCTAATGTAACATTTGTTATAGTTTGTCTgagtgtgtgtctgagagagagacatgtttgcaatggctgccagtgtctgagagagagacatgtttgcaatggctgccacaGAGAgactgtgtgtctgagagagagacatgtttgcaatggctgccagcagcgatggctgaactgtttcaataaagagctgtaaatagacaaaccggactgcgtgtgtttgtcaaaggacgtgatagttttcccgctgtgtccaactctgctaagccgtgaactggagggagcaacaatggcgcagcttttgaagaagtgtgccggacccgttgtaaactgctgattgacgttcgtaaagtaatcagaggtcacggctcatcgatcaagctctGCAGATCGAATTTCGTAACAACATTGAGCCAAAGAACACaaggagagcttgctggatcaggccagtggtccatctagtccagcatcctgttctcacagctgccaaccagatgccctagtGGGAAACTCCCAAGCAGAATTTGAACACAAGAGCTGTCCAGCCtcttgaggtttccagcaactgctatttggaagcattgctacctcagactttgaggcagagcagagccatcttggctagtagccatcaatagccctctcctcctccatggttttatctaatcctcctttaaagccatccaagttggtggctccctcctgtgggagccagttccatagtttggctctgtgctgcatgaaaaaagtcccttcttttatctgtcctgaatcttccagcaggTGTCTGGCTTAACAAACTCTGGTAATCCCCCTACCCCACTCCCTCCTTAACTGGCTTTTGGGATGTAAGTGGAAAAGTTTCTCCAGACGTCACCACTGTGCACTTTGCTAACCTTTACAAGCAGAAGAGTAGTCAGCCTTCAAACCGAGAGAGCCCACAGGCATGTTGGGAAATTTGCCATGTATGGTGCAGAGTCTCTCAGTCCTGTAAGGAATATTCCAGCCATCCTTCCGATCACTCTGGGGCTCTGGCAATGTGTGAATCTCCTTCCTATTGTTCTGTAGCAGCCTGTCCCTGCCGTCATGCAAGCCTTGTTCTAGGCAGCTTTTGAAGTAGTGAGGTTTTATTGGATCTGGGGAATTCCTTAAGGAGAGTCCCCAGAGCGGATGCAAGTCTAGCTTGTGGCTGGCGTCGTGCCAAGGAGTGGCCTTGAGGAATGAACAGCAGAGCCATTTGGAGCTGAAGAGCATTCTGGTGGGCATTCGGATCAGTAAATGAGGTTTGATAccaactggattttttaaaaaagtatttccaAAAAGAGAACCTCCACTGTTTCTCAGTCCCTCACTCTGCAGCTTGTGATTTTCTTCGCAAGGCAGAGTTCAGCTTAATTTGTCTGCAATTATTTTTTCCGTTCTCAGTCTTAGAATGAGACTTGCCACTAGGTTtcccacattttctctctctctcttagcagCCAGTAAGACAAAGAGCTCTGTGTAAATCCAAAGCCCCCACACACTATAGTGAAACTTAGTTTTTCCTAATAAAGTAAAGGCATTCTCTTAAAGTTCCTGATTGAATCTTATTCTACttaactctttaaaaaaatctgctgtcTGTGACATggatgctctccaaatgttgctgaactcaaGTCCCAATAGTGTAAGAATATAACATAAGAAGATGACgtgctgttggatcaggccaaagcccatCTAACCCCACATCCTTTTCTTGCAGAGGCCATCCAGATGCCtagggaagcttgcaagctggacctgagtgcagcagccccaatagccagcatagccaat
The sequence above is a segment of the Podarcis muralis chromosome 4, rPodMur119.hap1.1, whole genome shotgun sequence genome. Coding sequences within it:
- the LOC114595185 gene encoding olfactory receptor 51L1-like, whose amino-acid sequence is MPTLSNSSDFSPPTFMLMGFPGLEMYYHWISVPFCTIYLMALLGNSTILFVIKTNPSLHQPMYVLLSMLAITDLGLSISTLPTVLGLFWFNVREIDFNACATQLFFIHTFSFMESSVLLAMAFDRYIAICNPLRYSSILTNSALVKIGLAIAARSSGIVLPTPWLLRRYKYPRGTLLLSHSFCLHQDVLKLSCSDSRVSSVYGLCVVLCTLVIDSLLILLSYVKIIKTITVIASREERLKAFDTCVSHICVVLIFFIPVIGVSMIHRFGRDISPVAHILMANVYLLIPPVLNPIVYSVKTQPIQKGILMAFGKKRTIH